The Vicia villosa cultivar HV-30 ecotype Madison, WI linkage group LG1, Vvil1.0, whole genome shotgun sequence genome includes a region encoding these proteins:
- the LOC131598613 gene encoding uncharacterized protein LOC131598613 codes for MAPPQYIINAHVFGETYDNEEVGFLFRNTEVKRFCLSRKANFSYFKGRLETKLAMGGVSQIFYQYRFLRGDNPVKFIQVEIKEDEDMQNMFANHEYSGYECIELYVTLPEVQPTQMVESQVIDALGDEQAEVGVVDEEEEALEIEVDNLVNEESEDEPEVVVPRDQVHMPPVHMRNLNFDGDDEPSTDIFYDPYTQTDQRLKVGDRFRSKEACIMAIKRFHMANNVDFRVDRANVERYKIYCRNTDCGFRLHASYRKRSDSWVIGYISQDHTCVNTNVSQDHRKLSYDIICQEILPLVEKDPSLKVKTIISHIVATYNYTPSYRKAWLAKTKAIEVVYGNWEDSYKRLPHFLYALQIYAPGTVTILETLPAQSPDGTSLQGNVIFHRLFWAFRPCVQGFSYCKPILQIDGTWLYGKYKGTMLMAVAQDGNSNIFPVAFALVEGETAGGDKGQGSSEDSCQCRICVDSTDVPILST; via the exons ATGGCCCCTCCACAATACATTATCAACGCTCATGTTTTTGGCGAGACCTATGACAACGAAGAAGTTGGTTTTTTGTTTAGAAACACTGAGGTTAAACGATTTTGTTTAAGCAGAAAAGCAAATTTCAGTTACTTCAAAGGGAGATTAGAGACGAAGCTTGCAATGGGTGGTGTATCCCAGATTTTTTACCAATATCGATTTCTTCGTGGAGACAACCCGGTCAAGTTTATCCAAGTTGAGATCAAAGAAGATGAAGACATGCAGAATATGTTTGCCAATCATGAGTATTCTGGTTACGAATGCATAGAACTGTATGTTACTCTACCAGAAGTTCAACCCACACAAATGGTTGAGTCACAAGTCATTGATGCACTTGGAGACGAGCAAGCAGAGGTCGGCGttgtagatgaagaagaagaagcactggAAATAGAAGTTGATAACCTGGTAAACGAGGAAAGTGAAGATGAACCGGAAGTTGTTGTACCACGAGATCAAGTGCATATGCCTCCAGTGCACATGAGGAACCTGAATTTTGATGGGGATGACGAACCATCGACTGATATTTTCTATGATCCATACACCCAAACAGATCAACGGTTAAAAGTAGGAGACAGATTtcgttctaaggaggcatgtatcATGGCCATAAAAAGATTTCATATGGCAAACAATGTTGATTTTAGAGTTGATCGCGCCAATGTCGAAAGGTACAAAATTTACTGTAGAAACACTGattgtggattcaggttgcatgcatcatacaggaAGAGAAGTGACTCATGGGTTATAGGATATATTTCCCAAGATCACACATGTGTTAACACAAATGTTTCACAAGATCACCGTAAGCTCAGTTATGACATCATTTGTCAAGAAATCTTGCCTCTAGTTGAAAAAGATCCATCGTTAAAGGTGAAAACGATAATCTCTCATATCGTTGCAACGTACAACTACACTCCGTCTTATAGAAAGGCGTGGCTGGCGAAGACCAAGGCGATCGAAGTTGTGTATGGAAATTGGGAGGATTCGTATAAACGACTCCCACATTTCTTATATGCGCTTCAAATTTATGCTCCTGGAACTGTTACTATTTTAGAGACCCTTCCGGCGCAATCTCCAGACGGAACATCACTTCAAGGAAATGTGATATTCCACAGGCTCTTCTGGGCTTTCCGCCCATGTGTACAAGGATTTTCATATtgcaaaccaattcttcaaatagaTGGAACTTGGTTGTACGGAAAATATAAAGGCACCATGTTAATGGCTGTGGCTCAAGACGGAAATAGTAACATATTTCCTGTTGCTTTCGCTCTTGTGGAAGGAGAAACTGCTGgag GAGATAAAGGACAGGGCTCTTCGGAAGACTCTTGTCAATGCCGGATATGCGTTGACTCAACCGATGTTCCAATATTATCGACATGA